In one window of Escherichia coli DSM 30083 = JCM 1649 = ATCC 11775 DNA:
- the purN gene encoding phosphoribosylglycinamide formyltransferase — MNIVVLISGNGSNLQAIIDACKTNKIKGTVRAVFSNKADAFGLERARQAGIATHTLITSAFDSREAYDRELIHEIDMYAPDVVVLAGFMRILSPAFVSHYAGRLLNIHPSLLPKYPGLHTHRQALENGDEEHGTSVHFVTDELDGGPVILQAKVPVFAGDTEDDITARVQTQEHAIYPLVISWFADGRLKMHENAAWLDGQRLPPQGYAADE; from the coding sequence ATGAATATTGTGGTGCTTATTTCCGGCAACGGAAGTAATTTGCAGGCAATTATTGACGCCTGCAAAACCAACAAAATTAAAGGCACCGTACGGGCAGTTTTCAGCAATAAGGCTGACGCGTTCGGCCTTGAACGCGCCCGCCAGGCGGGTATTGCAACGCATACGCTCATCACCAGCGCGTTTGACAGTCGTGAAGCCTATGACCGGGAGTTGATTCATGAAATCGACATGTACGCACCCGATGTGGTCGTGCTGGCTGGTTTTATGCGCATTCTCAGCCCGGCGTTTGTCTCCCACTATGCCGGGCGTTTGCTGAACATTCACCCTTCTCTGCTGCCGAAATATCCCGGATTACACACCCATCGTCAGGCGCTGGAAAATGGCGATGAGGAGCACGGTACATCGGTGCATTTCGTCACCGATGAACTGGACGGTGGCCCGGTTATTTTACAGGCGAAAGTCCCGGTATTTGCTGGTGATACGGAAGATGACATCACCGCCCGCGTGCAAACCCAGGAACACGCTATTTATCCACTGGTGATTAGCTGGTTTGCCGATGGTCGTCTGAAAATGCACGAAAACGCCGCGTGGCTGGATGGTCAACGTCTGCCGCCGCAGGGCTACGCTGCCGACGAGTAA